A single Lysinibacter sp. HNR DNA region contains:
- a CDS encoding acyl-ACP--UDP-N- acetylglucosamine O-acyltransferase translates to MNSIHPTAIIQGDITIGTGNVIGPFAVVTGPLVLGNDNWIGAGTFIGSPPEVRSWQHPTETQDASSGNGIIIGSGNVIREGVQIHQGWRGTTRVGNDCFIMNQSYIAHDCNVGDSVTMASSVLLAGHVVLGEASNLGLGVKVHQHRYIGQTAMVGMGAVVTNDVLPCVIAYGVPAKMRDVNSVGMERRGYSGVEIAHVRHAIAEAADQEEIIRAFSTHMLKPGLLSSAISHWEERNGS, encoded by the coding sequence ATGAATTCAATCCACCCGACTGCCATAATACAGGGCGATATTACTATCGGAACAGGTAATGTTATCGGACCTTTTGCTGTTGTGACGGGACCTTTGGTGCTTGGAAACGACAACTGGATTGGGGCTGGCACGTTTATTGGTTCACCCCCTGAGGTGCGATCATGGCAACACCCGACAGAAACGCAGGATGCATCCAGCGGTAACGGGATTATTATCGGTAGTGGCAATGTGATACGGGAGGGAGTCCAAATCCATCAGGGATGGCGCGGAACTACCCGGGTGGGTAATGACTGTTTTATCATGAACCAATCTTATATCGCGCATGATTGCAATGTGGGCGACTCGGTTACGATGGCCTCGTCGGTTCTTCTTGCCGGTCACGTGGTTCTTGGCGAGGCATCGAATCTTGGACTCGGGGTGAAAGTGCATCAGCATCGCTATATAGGGCAGACGGCGATGGTAGGAATGGGCGCAGTTGTCACTAATGATGTTCTTCCCTGTGTAATCGCTTATGGAGTGCCCGCTAAGATGCGGGATGTGAATTCCGTTGGTATGGAACGGCGAGGCTACAGTGGAGTTGAGATCGCGCACGTGCGTCACGCAATTGCGGAGGCGGCTGATCAGGAGGAGATCATTCGTGCGTTCTCCACTCACATGTTGAAGCCGGGCTTGCTCTCCAGCGCGATCTCGCATTGGGAAGAGCGCAATGGCTCCTAA